The following proteins come from a genomic window of Legionella cherrii:
- a CDS encoding chemotaxis protein CheW, which yields MESKKAFVYEQINVPLLRLSVLFKKKVTPEEHQFIVVLRKEEELLGLVVDALLSTEEIITQPINPIIRGSKLFSGAALLGSGDTIFIMDVEELFLCLKQKHTG from the coding sequence TTGGAATCAAAAAAAGCTTTTGTGTATGAGCAAATCAATGTCCCTCTTTTGCGTTTGTCTGTTCTATTTAAGAAAAAGGTAACTCCAGAAGAACACCAATTTATTGTCGTCTTAAGAAAAGAAGAAGAGTTATTAGGTTTAGTTGTAGACGCGCTGCTCAGCACAGAAGAAATTATTACTCAACCGATTAATCCAATCATTCGAGGGAGTAAGTTGTTCTCTGGGGCGGCATTATTAGGATCAGGTGACACGATTTTCATTATGGATGTCGAAGAGCTTTTCCTATGTTTAAAGCAAAAACATACAGGATAA